A window of Cryptosporidium parvum Iowa II chromosome 1, whole genome shotgun sequence contains these coding sequences:
- a CDS encoding RRM domain protein, with amino-acid sequence EMNIEKEDKSILDSHSKKRFRKAAGQVWVDNTLDEWPENDFRLFCGDLGNDVTEEILANAFKKYASFEKCKVIRNKHTGKSRGYGFVSFTNPNDMLNAMKEMNRKYVGSRPITLKRSKWKDREIDSDKNKRFDEMTRRNESANALVQDYQKEYKKRKYSDKFQR; translated from the coding sequence GAAATGAATATAGAGAAGGAAGATAAATCAATACTAGATAGTCATTCAAAGAAGCGTTTTAGAAAGGCAGCAGGCCAAGTTTGGGTGGACAATACTTTGGATGAATGGCCAGAAAATGACTTCAGGCTATTTTGTGGAGATTTAGGAAATGATGTTACTGAGGAGATATTAGCAAATGCCTTCAAAAAGTATGcttcttttgaaaaatgtaaagtaattagaaataaacaTACAGGAAAGAGTAGAGGCTATGGATTTGTTTCATTCACTAACCCAAATGATATGTTGAATGCAATGAAGGAAATGAATAGGAAATATGTGGGAAGCAGACCAATTACTCTAAAGAGATCTAAATGGAAAGATAGAGAAATTGATTCtgacaaaaataaaagatttgACGAAATGACAAGACGAAATGAATCGGCAAATGCTCTTGTTCAAGACTACCAAAAGGAATacaaaaagagaaaatattcagataaatttcaaagatag
- a CDS encoding alpha beta hydrolase, with amino-acid sequence SSLSTYRGKFFIESGKNHLLSAVSTIHDYESPQTAIICHGLFSSKENRLCQTIAKHLSINVVRFDFHGNGESQGADSWSFGDYHGEVNDDLRKVVEFLRNKGLEIKAIIGHSRGGVETLMYSWMYDDVDIIISISARFDLANSIITRFISDEQYEKLKNNELESVEIIPRDNIPRKITLECINKRNLVDYNMLKTVKNTKYFLLIHGTKDDIVPVQVSSI; translated from the coding sequence AGTTCATTATCTACTTATAGGggtaaattttttattgaaagtGGTAAAAACCATTTGCTCTCTGCAGTATCTACAATACACGATTATGAGAGTCCCCAAACTGCTATAATTTGTCATGgtttattttcaagtaaaGAAAATCGTCTCTGTCAGACTATTGCAAAACATCTCAGTATTAATGTTGTTCGTTTTGATTTTCATGGTAATGGAGAGTCTCAAGGAGCAGACTCTTGGAGCTTTGGGGATTATCATGGGGAAGTTAATGATGACCTAAGAAAAGTGGTTGaatttttaagaaataaagGTCTTGAAATAAAGGCTATTATTGGCCATTCTAGAGGTGGAGTTGAGACTTTAATGTATTCATGGATGTATGATGATGTTgacattattattagtatcTCAGCTAGATTTGACTTAGctaattcaattataaCTAGATTTATATCGGATGAACAGtatgaaaaattaaagaataatgAGCTTGAATCTGTTGAAATTATTCCAAGAGATAATATTCCAAGAAAGATTACTCTTGAATgtataaataaaagaaatttggTGGATTATAATATGCTTAAAACAGTAAAGAACACAAAGTATTTCCTACTAATACATGGCACAAAAGATGATATTGTCCCAGTACAAGTAAGTTCTATTTAA
- a CDS encoding alpha beta hydrolase with 5 transmembrane domains, with amino-acid sequence MSKASQLEKVEQQEENISELINGRETVKGVRKDVLEYMQGSWEDQSLQTPQSAMFKANKENESDIMDTYCESGPETPEECLDNSEGGLSPINSAESEGLNGSIGDVNQCKIWEEETIKKFEKLLRNIQLFSRAITVYIIYHITVLNLYPSIYTVNKEMNTDEIFEYYYAQHIIPKSLPTSIMDSCFLGCIIFILTYVASRALRANLKEIKRNKLNNYQIKKARSTYGKKMMICGVAGRVFGISCLLIILVGLTQYVAHESLNTKGLLVPDIWFSLAKDKYKYDDYKGFTSLLAHIILYWTGLSVDFFGFITALRMVFAYVHLFDGVILGIYLCMVVGIGLPLMQEGLLGPKNSCNANDHHWYKFDTHEITFFRDESGKIRTGDFRGPTSTNYPPLFYSEYITMDDGVKIAVDVYLPRIRFGYKTLPTVVDITRYNRRMDVHWPFTLFSLWGEPKSVSMNIWSWQITQTFIPNFYAVVVVDTRGTGASTGHRIVDFSENEVDDFRQIIGWIKNQPWSNGKVGVGGISYDGMAAIKTAALSGNNESESSSEGFRSDNNLVDAVFALSSPMNVIKELIEPGGLICKPLVEDYYSITYSFEQYGSPLLHFLKTVAYYPFKLVVAFLLVIGNVSPVQGYSSIKKQALEMHQKNWDMSKTIKKYKYLDEQVELDDGTLIYAERLGNTEDVATILGNKGVNVYLTSGYCDSANSRGVIQFYDALVESASKAYEQYLLEAGNMASKEKPIYKLVLGPWTHSGRASCSPFGKSISCFEPALYYDLVRFMDCALKGICWENQDKNIHFFQVGEEKWYTTDKFPPPDTKYLQFSFEKHGENEKSSIQEFSSILGTRFVPLVFQSKKKETRTNLNQSQNNPSGSSSSYIQLKVGDNYFSEYRSRWMIAMHPFRVTVSYNEKGKQLWHAGERLHQKRKSRQHIRFATAPFKADIRLVGSVWLHFSVQLLDGYDAPIYVYLEDISPENEIMYITEGLAQIGHRHVNMTKSALENIPHGSARKVIRPLTRSYYQPLRRIGDESPMQITLEPITWTFFKDHRLAISITGADTKNFKLHHISQNIKIAKTINIKLDNSFMVKLPVNREDYNTWIELNPEV; translated from the coding sequence ATGTCAAAGGCTTCACAGCTGGAGAAAGTGGAGCAACAAGAGGAAAATATCTCAGAACTCATTAATGGTAGGGAAACTGTCAAAGGAGTAAGGAAAGATGTGCTGGAATATATGCAAGGAAGCTGGGAAGATCAATCGCTGCAAACGCCTCAGTCTGCAATGTTTAAAGCaaacaaagaaaatgaGTCGGATATAATGGACACATATTGTGAAAGTGGGCCTGAGACTCCTGAAGAATGTTTAGATAATTCTGAAGGGGGACTATCACCAATTAACTCAGCTGAGAGCGAGGGATTAAATGGAAGTATTGGAGATGTAAATCAATGCAAGATATGGGAGGAAGAAACTATCAAAAAGTTTGAAAAGTTGTTAAGAAATATACAGCTTTTTAGCAGAGCTATTACAGTCTACATAATATATCATATCACAGTTTTGAACCTTTACCCATCAATATATACTGTTAATAAGGAAATGAATACTGATGagatttttgaatattattatgcTCAACATATCATTCCAAAAAGCCTTCCAACTAGTATTATGGATTCATGCTTTTTAGGTTGCATCATATTCATATTAACATATGTTGCCTCAAGAGCTCTGAGGGCAAATTTGAAggaaattaaaagaaataagcTGAATAACTATCAGATTAAGAAAGCTAGAAGTACTTATGgaaagaagatgatgatatGTGGGGTAGCAGGAAGAGTGTTTGGTATTTCCTGTctattgattattttaGTTGGTTTGACACAATACGTTGCTCATGAAAGTTTAAACACTAAAGGATTACTGGTTCCAGATATTTGGTTCTCATTAGCCAAAgataaatacaaatatgaTGATTATAAGGGATTTACAAGTTTGTTAGCccatataatattatactGGACAGGATTATCTGTTGACTTTTTTGGCTTCATTACTGCATTAAGAATGGTTTTTGCCTATGTTCACTTATTTGATGGAGTTATTCTTGGTATTTACTTATGTATGGTTGTAGGAATTGGTTTACCTTTAATGCAAGAAGGTCTTTTGGGACCAAAGAATTCATGCAATGCAAATGATCACCATTGGTATAAATTTGATACTCATGAGATCACATTCTTCAGGGATGAGTCAGGAAAGATTCGAACTGGAGATTTCAGAGGTCCAACAAGTACTAATTACCCACCTCTATTTTACAGTGAATACATTACAATGGATGATGGAGTTAAAATTGCTGTAGATGTATATTTACCTAGAATCAGATTTGGGTACAAAACCTTGCCAACTGTAGTAGATATTACAAGATATAATAGAAGAATGGATGTTCATTGGCCATTCACTTTATTCTCTCTCTGGGGAGAACCCAAATCTGTATCAATGAATATTTGGTCTTGGCAAATTACTCAAACTTTTATTCCTAACTTTTATGCTGTTGTTGTAGTTGATACCAGGGGAACAGGTGCAAGTACCGGGCATAGAATTGTGGATTTTTCAGAAAACGAGGTTGATGATTTTAGACAAATTATTGGATGGATAAAGAATCAGCCTTGGAGTAATGGAAAGGTAGGAGTAGGAGGAATCAGTTATGATGGAATGGCTGCAATCAAAACAGCTGCATTATCTGGAAATAATGAATCTGAAAGCAGCTCAGAAGGTTTTAGAAGTGATAACAATCTAGTTGATGCAGTTTTTGCTCTTTCATCGCCAATGAATGTAATTAAAGAGTTAATTGAGCCAGGGGGTTTGATTTGTAAACCTCTAGTGGAAGACTATTATAGTATAACATATTCGTTTGAACAATATGGATCTCCATTACTTCATTTCTTAAAAACGGTTGCATATTATCCTTTTAAATTGGTGGTAGCCTTCTTATTAGTAATAGGAAATGTTTCTCCTGTTCAAGGGTATTCAAGTATTAAGAAGCAAGCATTGGAAATGCATCAAAAGAATTGGGATATGTCAAAGACTATTAAGAAGTACAAGTACTTGGATGAACAGGTTGAGTTAGATGATGGAACTTTGATATACGCAGAAAGGCTTGGGAATACTGAAGATGTTGCAACAATTCTCGGAAATAAGGGAGTAAATGTCTATTTAACTTCAGGATATTGTGATTCTGCTAACTCTAGAGGAGTAATTCAATTCTATGATGCTTTAGTAGAGTCAGCATCTAAGGCATATGAGCAGTATTTACTAGAAGCTGGAAATATGGCATCTAAAGAAAAACCTATATATAAGTTGGTCCTTGGTCCTTGGACTCACTCCGGCAGAGCAAGTTGCTCTCCATTTGGAAAAAGTATTTCTTGTTTTGAGCCAGCCTTATATTACGACTTGGTTAGATTTATGGACTGTGCTTTGAAAGGAATTTGCTGGGAAAACCAAGATAAGAACATTCATTTCTTCCAAGTTGGAGAAGAAAAATGGTATACTACAGACAAATTCCCTCCTCCAGATACCAAGTATCTTCagttttcttttgaaaagCATGGAGAGAATGAAAAAAGTTCAATTCAAGAATTCTCATCAATATTAGGAACTAGATTTGTTCCACTTGTATTCCAATCAAAAAAGAAGGAAACAAGaacaaatttaaatcaaagTCAAAACAATCCTTCAGGATCTTCCTCAAGCTACATTCAACTCAAAGTTGGTGATAACTATTTCTCAGAATATAGATCCAGATGGATGATTGCAATGCATCCTTTTAGAGTTACAGTATCTTATAATGAGAAAGGAAAACAATTATGGCATGCTGGTGAAAGACTTCaccaaaaaagaaaaagtagACAGCATATAAGATTTGCAACTGCACCATTTAAGGCAGATATACGACTTGTAGGGAGTGTTTGGTTACATTTCTCAGTTCAACTTCTTGATGGTTATGATGCTCCAATCTATGTATACTTGGAGGATATTTCTCCAGAAAACGAAATTATGTATATAACAGAAGGATTGGCACAAATTGGACACAGACATGTTAATATGACAAAAAGTGCTCTTGAGAACATACCACATGGATCAGCAAGGAAGGTTATTAGGCCTCTTACAAGGAGTTATTACCAGCCTTTAAGAAGAATTGGGGATGAATCTCCAATGCAAATCACTTTGGAACCAATTACTTGGACCTTCTTTAAAGATCACAGACTGGCCATCTCAATTACAGGTGCAGATACAAAGAACTTTAAACTACATCATATTTCTCAGAACATTAAAATAGCCAAaaccattaatattaagctGGACAACTCGTTTATGGTCAAACTTCCAGTTAATAGAGAGGACTACAATACTTGGATTGAGTTAAATCCTGAAGTTTAA
- a CDS encoding phosphatidylserine synthase I (serine-exchange enzyme I), 9x transmembrane domains, whose amino-acid sequence MSVLRNRYIPRMEEYNSSKSTGYMGFWASILLSIPVIILWVFSELFSRGLLFESLRMSSNMRVAYGVMAVVAITMVMSIHFLPSGTFRWPCYAFWKIIMGMNILYFMLLTFLLFQDTEHIRNTLVYIDPKLIEKVPEVNYAGNSCSIIDGSNGWFSNILPKIDMFVIAHFLGWMVKALILRNNFLVWFNSILFEWLEITLRHILPNFYECWWDHIILDIFGCNMIGIFLGNYIIKRFNMTRFNWHTCRNGLGGQEYDHKAGDSISNSKQSIKASKEVGSSSVNKKKQKSTSKPRLLKVKNFMYSLFKWPKILTTLRGLGSFLILTAIVQLIDLNYFFFKAEFNMPVSHWIFGLRTALLAISGASAVRELYETIARDSSIHFGKVSFQCWLIVVVIFTESLLCWRFSGNLRVDSFIPSNFIIYIWTFIFFILVVLYLFLTLKSFFQNFGPSDKKNK is encoded by the coding sequence ATGAGTGTTTTAAGGAATAGATATATTCCCAGAATGGAAGAGTacaattcttcaaaatcaaCAGGATATATGGGTTTTTGGGCATCTATTCTTTTGTCAATACCAGTAATTATACTTTGGGTATTTTCTGAGCTCTTTTCAAGAGGTTTGCTTTTCGAAAGTTTAAGAATGTCTTCAAATATGAGAGTAGCATATGGGGTCATGGCAGTAGTTGCTATTACTATGGTAATGTCAATACATTTTCTCCCAAGTGGAACTTTTAGATGGCCTTGTTATGCTTTTTGGAAGATTATAATGGGCATGAATATTCTATATTTTATGCTTTTAACATTTTTACTCTTTCAGGACACAGAGCATATCAGAAATACTTTGGTTTATATTGACCCAAAGTTAATTGAAAAGGTCCCGGAGGTGAATTATGCAGGAAATTCGTGTTCGATAATTGATGGATCAAATGGATGGTTTTCAAACATTCTTCCAAAGATAGATATGTTTGTTATTGCTCACTTCCTTGGTTGGATGGTCAAAGCATTAATCTTAAGGAATAATTTTCTTGTTTggtttaattcaatattgttTGAATGGCTTGAAATTACCCTTAGACACATTTTACCAAACTTTTATGAATGCTGGTGGGACCATAtaattttggatatttttGGATGCAACATGATAGGTATATTCTTGGggaattatataattaaaagattcAACATGACTCGTTTTAATTGGCATACTTGCCGTAATGGACTTGGAGGCCAAGAATATGATCATAAAGCAGGtgattcaatttcaaattcaaaacaGAGTATAAAAGCTTCAAAAGAGGTAGGCTCTAGTTCTgtaaataagaaaaaacaaaaatccACATCAAAACCAAGattattaaaagtaaaGAATTTCATGTATTCATTGTTTAAATGGCCAAAAATTCTCACAACATTACGTGGTCTTGGAtcttttttgattttgacAGCAATTGTTCAGTTGATTGACttgaattacttttttttcaaagcTGAGTTCAATATGCCAGTTTCTCACTGGATTTTTGGTTTAAGAACAGCTCTTTTGGCAATTAGTGGTGCTTCAGCAGTCAGAGAATTATATGAAACAATCGCAAGGGATTCATCAATTCACTTTGGTAAAGTGAGCTTTCAATGTTGGCTCATCGTGGTAGTAATCTTTACAGAATCACTGCTTTGTTGGAGATTTAGTGGAAATCTTCGTGTTGATTCTTTCATACCCTcgaattttattatatatatttggacttttatctttttcattcttgttgttttgtatttatttttaactttgaaaagtttttttcaaaattttggTCCAAGcgacaaaaaaaataaataa
- a CDS encoding epsin like ENTH domain (alpha-alpha superhelix)involved in vesicular transport, whose amino-acid sequence RNSNSDKRSKEMLDRGLLQSIFGSDSASAPSGYQLNEVTNLSYIQEGSCNYLEDYLIKKLKRNDPKVKFKALRLIKHLCENGNPTFKMLVQRHANQIRVCQSYKGTFDPVYGDTLSELVREEAIQCLKSIFSSNNRSDESIKVGNQSKGSGLKANGSANNSYKDRIHGFGNPNFIDKIEPDNDSMDISQIGNSIVYNAKIGQYNQVVDDLSELVLKVLPNKLINGISNYYGNSRSGAKPANFSYQSNPEPRRDFRDGFFNSEISRGVTNIQNYQIPTYKQKDFPECKIEENKLQYSKPTITINSQNISSGNTLETHFVESYCSSTGLIMNPSNEILQNSIKEIQKLDIPIVIKLLHNKLIDLSDTDTNFGKKDNETHSNGNDEQTDSYYIDKNEQHKSPYTSNQTLKSESNFKVIYKILCLILSMLETNQNTKKSLIEYSNDDFIHFLNTISTSNIHCRRKVKQIIEVLGASTSTSHAVAHAPQCPPDVELTNNLIDLSTESTDFKADKELNSVTDLTDSLLILSNQTQENSYKKNNLFKNLSIKNHSNKAGAINSRRQQQDKQTKGFGSNENVGKSLVDLGIL is encoded by the coding sequence AGGAATAGCAATAGTGACAAAAGAAGTAAGGAAATGTTGGATAGAGGACTTCTTCAGTCAATATTTGGTTCTGATTCAGCCTCAGCTCCTTCAGGATATCAATTAAATGAGGTAACTAATTTGAGTTATATTCAGGAAGGTAGTTGTAATTATTTGGAGGACtatttaatcaaaaaattaaaaagaaatgatcCGAAAGTAAAGTTTAAGGCATTAAGATTGATAAAACACCTCTGTGAGAATGGTAATCCAACTTTTAAGATGCTGGTACAACGTCATGCGAATCAAATAAGAGTTTGTCAAAGCTATAAGGGCACATTTGATCCTGTATATGGAGATACTTTATCGGAATTAGTTAGAGAAGAAGCAATTCAATGTTTAAAGTCAATATTTAGCAGCAACAATAGGAGTGACGAGAGTATCAAAGTTGGGAACCAAAGTAAAGGGTCTGGACTTAAAGCTAATGGATCTGCGAATAATAGTTACAAAGATAGAATTCATGGATTTGGAAATCCAAActttattgataaaataGAGCCAGATAATGACTCAATGGatatttctcaaattgGGAATTCTATTGTATACAATGCAAAAATCGGACAATATAATCAAGTAGTTGATGACCTTTCTGAGTTAGTGTTGAAAGTACTTCCAAACAAGTTAATTAATGGTATTTCGAACTATTATGGGAACTCCAGAAGCGGAGCAAAACCTGCAAATTTTAGTTATCAGAGCAATCCTGAGCCTCGCAGAGACTTCAGAGATGGCTTCTTTAACAGTGAAATCTCAAGAGGAGTTAccaatattcaaaattatcagATTCCAACATATAAACAAAAAGATTTCCCTGAGTGTAAAATCGAGGAAAATAAGCTTCAATATTCAAAACCTACTATTACAATAAACAGCCAAAATATTTCCAGTGGCAATACACTAGAAACCCATTTTGTTGAAAGCTATTGCTCATCAACAGGACTAATTATGAATCCTTCCAAtgaaattcttcaaaatagCATCAAAgagattcaaaaattagATATACCTATTGTTATTAAGTTGCTACATAACAAACTAATCGATCTAAGCGATACAGATACTAACTTTGGTAAGAAAGATAATGAAACCCATAGCAATGGCAATGATGAACAAACTGATAGTTATtatattgataaaaatgaaCAACATAAATCTCCTTACACTTCGAATCAAACATTAAAATCAGAAAGTAACttcaaagttatttataaaattttgTGCCTCATTCTTTCTATGCTTGAAACAAATCAAAACACTAAAAAAAGTCTCATTGAGTATTCAAATGACGATTTCATACACTTCCTGAATACAATTTCAACCAGTAACATTCACTGTAGGAGAAAGGTCAAACAAATTATCGAAGTATTAGGTGCCAGCACCAGCACCTCGCATGCAGTTGCGCATGCCCCACAATGCCCGCCCGACGTTGAGTTaactaataatttaatagaCTTGAGTACGGAAAGTACAGATTTTAAGGCtgataaagaattaaattcagTAACTGATCTGACagattcattattaatactatcAAATCAGACGCAGGAGAATTCctataagaaaaataatttatttaagaatttatcaataaaaaatcattcaaataaagCAGGAGCTATAAATTCGAGGAGGCAACAACAGGACAAGCAAACTAAAGGTTTTGGATCAAATGAAAACGTAGGAAAGTCTCTAGTCGATTTGGGAATATTATAG
- a CDS encoding hypothetical protein (putative ortholog in plasmodium; similar to gi:23509533) codes for MIENQLSCSSAGKMKEIIKIQEQLRDEVLECIQSRKSKMAELQSETEELGNQMIQEVTMKVLHRIELIMNTLESILCRCEKVEAKFISYKRDSNSKSQQVGELAERFESVKHELKHYFVIIERIAGIFSETNHLNNQMIKTINDKLSRLSCNNSHIPIQEQIQKFHENFENNSKLNVFNPNNQFSNFVLQEFKSIQNAINSTSKLRQEADDSIANAMKEFTDTLQNGLKIAVSHSKY; via the coding sequence ATGATCGAAAATCAGCTATCCTGCAGTTCTGCAGGcaaaatgaaagaaattataaagATACAAGAACAACTCAGGGATGAAGTTTTGGAATGCATACAAAGTCGAAAAAGTAAGATGGCTGAATTACAAAGTGAAACTGAGGAACTTGGAAACCAAATGATACAAGAAGTAACAATGAAGGTTTTACATCGAATTGAGCTTATTATGAATACTTTAGAAAGTATTCTTTGTAGATGTGAGAAAGTTGAAGCCAAGTTTATTAGTTATAAGAgagattcaaattcaaaaagtCAACAAGTTGGAGAACTTGCAGAAAGATTTGAATCTGTCAAGCATGAACTTAAACATTACTTTGTTATAATTGAAAGAATAGCAGGAATTTTCTCAGAAACTAATCATCTCAATAATCAGATGATTAAAACAATCAATGATAAACTTTCTAGACTGTCATGCAATAATTCGCATATTCCAATTCAAGaacaaatacaaaaattccacgaaaattttgaaaataattcaaaacttAATGTTTTTAACCCTAATAATCAATTCAGTAATTTTGTTCTTCAAGAATTCAAAAGCATTCAGAACGCTATAAATTCCACTTCAAAACTCAGACAAGAAGCTGATGACAGCATTGCCAATGCAATGAAGGAATTTACTGATACACTCCAAAACGGACTTAAAATCGCTGTTAGTCACTCAAAATACTAA